In Sphingomonas sp. SUN019, the genomic window GGTCGGGATGGACGTCGTGCTGCTCGGCCCGATGCCGACGCCCGCGGTGGCGATGCTGACGCATTCGATGCGCGCCGATCTGGGCGTGATGATCTCGGCGAGCCACAATCCCTATGCCGACAACGGGATCAAGCTGTTCGGTCCCGACGGATACAAGTTGAGCGACGATGCAGAGCGCGCAATCGAGGCGCTGATCGACGGCGCGCCCGCGCTGGCCCCTGCCGCCGACATCGGTCGTGCGAAGCGGATCGACGATGCGCGGGGGCGGTATATTCACTTCGCCAAATCGACGTTTCCGACCGACCTGACGCTCGATGGGCTGAAGATCGTGGTCGATTGCGCGAACGGCGCGGCGTATCAGGTTGCGCCCTCGGCACTGTGGGAACTGGGCGCCGAGGTCGTCGCGATCGGCGTCGCGCCGAATGGGAAGAACATCAACGATCAGGTCGGATCGACTCACCCGCAGACGATGGCCGAGACGGTCGTGGCCAGCGGCGCGGCGATCGGCATCGCGCTGGACGGCGACGCGGACCGGCTGATCGTGGTCGACGAGAGCGGCCGCGTGGTCGACGGCGATCAGCTGATGGCGACGATCGCCAGCGGCTGGGCGCGCGCCGGGCGGCTGACCGGCGGCGGGCTGGTCGCGACGGTGATGTCGAACCTGGGGCTCGAGCGCCAATTGGCGGCAGAAGGGCTGGGGCTGATCCGCACCGGTGTCGGCGACCGATATGTGCTGGAGGCGATGCGCGCGCAGGGATATAATGTCGGCGGGGAACAGTCCGGGCACATCATCCTGTCCGATTATGCCACGACCGGCGACGGGCTGGTCGCGGGGCTGCAGATACTGGCCGAACTGAAGCGCGCGGGCGCGCCAGCGAGCGAGGTGCTGCACCGTTTCGATCCGGTCCCGCAATTGTTGAAGAACGTGCGGTTCGCGGGCGGCAAGCCGCTCGACCATGATGCGGTGAAGACGGTGATCGCGGATGCCGAGGCCGAACTGAACGGTACCGGACGGCTGGTGATCCGCCCGTCGGGCACTGAGCCGGTGATCCGCGTGATGGCCGAGGGCGACGACGCGCGGCAGGTGGAGGCGGTGGTGGACCGGATCTGCGACGCGGTGCGCAAGGCGGCGGCGTAGTCGATAAAAAACCCGCCGCTACGTGGGAGCGGCGGGCGTGATTTCGGCGGAAGGCCGGTCAGTTCAACCCTTGCAGGTCTGGCTTTCCTTGCCGGGCTGGGCCAGCGTGATGCCCTTCGCATCGCCGGTCAGCGACCAGCCGCCCTCTGCGGTGCGCGGTTCCCCGGCATTCGCGGCCTTCAACGTCGTTGCAGGGCCGCCCTTCGACGTGCGGACGACGGCCTGCTTGTCGCCCTCGAACAGGGTGACGTAGACCAGGCTGTTGTCCTTGCAGCGGAAGCTCTTGTCCGCCTTGATTGCGGCCGGAAGCTCGACCGGCGCGGCGTTGGCGAGTTGGCTCGCCATCGGATCGGGGTTGGAATCGACGACCGTCGGGGCGGCCGGTTCGGAATTGCAGGCGGCGAGCGCGAGAAGCGTCGCGGCGGCGGAGAGGAGGGGGCTCTTCATAGCGATTCCGCGCTTCGCTTATGCAGCAACCGTCGTCAAGGCGATGGTGCGTCCGACATACTAATTAACATCGAGATAATCACGTATTGCCAGCCATGCGGGGCGCTTCGCGTCAAAGCCGATCGTGTGCAGCGCGCTGCTGGAAGGCAGGGCGAGAATCGGTTGGCCGGAGATCAGCCGCCGGCCGATGGCCAGCGCCTTGCCGCCGTTGAAGGCGACGGCGCGCAGATCGGGCAGCGTTTGGATCAACGCGGCGAGATCGTTTGCGGCGTGATCGCGGATCGTCGCGTCGCTGCTGCCGGTGCGGCGGGCGGTGGCGACGACGTCCCACAGGCCGATCCGGGCCTCGAGCAGCGCAGCGAGACGCTGGTCGTAGCGAAGCGCGGCGAGATCGCGGTCGATCGCCGCGCCCACCAGCCGCCAGAACTGGTTCTGCGGATGCGCGTAATAGCGTTGTTCGGCCAGGCTGCGGTCGCCGGGCAAGCTGCCGAGGATCAGGACGCGGGTGCGGGCGTCGACGACCGGTGGGAAGGAGGATTTGAGCGTCACTTCACCGCGGGATTGATATCGGTCTGTGAGAAATCGTTTCCCTTGAAGAGAAGCGGTTCGCCGGTTTCCCTGGCGAGCGCGTAGGCGAAGCAATCGCCGAAGTTTAGTTTGGCGGGGTGGCCGGTTCCGCGACCGTATTCTCTGTAAGCGACGCGAGCCAAATCGGCTTGGATGACCGTCACCGGTTCGACCCCAAACTCGAAATCGTCGCGCAATGCCAGTAATTCGTGTTCCAACATGTGCTGTTGCCTGCGGACGATCACGGCACCGAGTTCGACCCAACTTCCCGCCGATATCGATAACGTGTCCGCCGAAGCCAATATCGCGATGAAAAGATCGCGTTCGGGTTCGCCCAAGATAATCGCCATCAGCGCCGACGTGTCGACGATCATATGGGCAGGCCGTCCTCGTCATACAGCTCGTCCATTATTTCTTTTGAGGTACGACCTTTCCATTCGGGCGGTAGATGCTTGCGAAGTCGGTCGACCGCCGCGTTCATTTTGGCGATCTTCGCCTGGATCTTATCTGCACGATCTTCATGCGCACGTTGCAGGGCAGCGCGAACCGTTTCCGTGACCGTTCGCCCCGTGTCACCCGCCAGTTCGCGCGCGAGGCGTACCGTCTCGGGATCTTTGATATTAAGTTGAACGCCCATCGTTCTACCTCCGTATTCGCGCACTCTACCATCAGTCGCACTTCCGAACAACAAAGCCACGCTCGCTTGCCGCATTCGCCGTCGCGCGCCATCTAGCGGCGATGCAGATCGTTCCCGACACCCTATCGCTCATCGGCAATACCCCGCTCGTCCGGCTGAGGGGGCCGAGCGACGAGACCGGGTGCGACATCTTCGGCAAGTGCGAGTTCGCCAATCCCGGTGCGTCGATCAAGGATCGCGCTGCGCTGTTCATCGTGATGGATGCGGAGGAGAAGGGGCTGCTGGCGCCGGGCGGGACGATCGTCGAGGGGACCGCCGGGAATACCGGGATCGGGCTGGCGCTGGTCGCCAACGCCAAGGGCTACAGGACGATCATCGTGATGCCCGAGACGCAAAGCCGCGAGAAGATGGACACCTTACGTGCGCTGGGAGCGGAGCTGGTGCTGGTGCCGGCCGCGCCGTTCAGTTCGCCGTGCCATTTCGTCCATACCTCGCGCCGGATTGCGGAGGAAACGCCGGGCGCGGTGTGGGCGAACCAGTTCGACAATGTCGCCAATCGCCGTGCGCATATCGTCGGAACGGCGGAGGAGATCTGGGCGCAGATGGATGGTCGCGTCGACGGTTTCACCTGTGCGGTCGGTACGGGGGGCACGCTCGCGGGGGTCGGGCTGGGATTGAAGGCGAAGGACGAGAATGTGCGGATCGCGCTGAGCGATCCGCACGGCGCGGCGCTGTACGAATATTATGCGCATGGCGAATTGAAGAGCGAGGGAACGTCGGTCGCCGAAGGGATCGGGCAGGGGCGGATCACCGCCAACCTGGAGGGCGCGCCGGTCGATACGCAATTCCGGATTTCGGATCAGGAGGGGCTCGACTGGGTCGACCGAATGCTGACCGAGGAGGGGCTTTGCCTGGGTCTGTCGTCGGGGATCAACGTGGCAGGGGCAGTGCGTCTGGCGCGCGAAATGGGGCCGGAAAAGCGCATCGCGACGATCCTGTGCGACACCGGTTTCCGTTATCTTTCAACGCTGTATAATCCGGAATGGCTCACGACGAAGGGGTTGCGCCGAGCGACGAGTTGAGCGAAATTCGACATATGCGCGATGATCGGTTAGAACTTGGCGACAGGATGAAGACGGTCGCACGCTCAACCAGCCAGACGATGCAGCGGGTCAAGGTCGGGATGAGCGGCCTGGCCGCGGTCGTCCTGCTCATCGGACTCGCCAGCGCGATCTTCAGCGCCGCGAGCCGCGAGCGGCCGGTCGACGTCCCCGGCGCGGCGAAGCTGGAAATACCCGCCACCGTTCCGACGCTCAACACGACCGCACCCGCCGACACGGCGAGCGAACCACTGGCCGAACTGGGCGTCGCGCCGAGCACCACCAACAGCGACGCGCCAGCCCCTCCTACCGCCCAGCCGCAGTCATGAGCACGATCGGGTACGGGAAATCGCGGGATCGCTTCCCGATTCGACGCTTGTCGGCGGTACTCGGCACTTACGCAATGCGAACGAAAAGCGAACCGATCGGCGTCATTGAGCCTCTTTGCGACAGGACGCCGCCCGACTAGCGCGATTTCCCGTAATTTCCCTAAAAATCCCTTCACACACCAGCCTCTCCCTGATATTGATCAGGTAAGCAGAGGGGCAGGACCACTGTTGTTGTCGATGTGACGACCGGAGCGCGGCGCAGGCCGTTTTCCGGAACGGTGGGGCTTTGCGCGCCGCGTGCGAGGTGGGCGTGTTGGACAGGGTGGATTATCAGGGAAAGGGCATCGGACTTGTCGACGACAAGGGCCGCGTCGCCATCCCTGCGACCCTCAGGAACATCCTGGCCAAGAACGCGCCGCGCGACGACGGCAAGGACGGCGGGACCGTCATCATCGCGCCGCACCCCGACTATCGTTGCCTCATCGCCTATGATCCCGGTTATCTGAAGGTGTTGCGCCAGCGGCTGGAGCGGCTGGACGAGCAGAATGTCGAGAAGCTGGGGCGGCATGACCACAATCTGATGGACCGCGCAGGCGGGGCAGAGCCGCTGCCGTTCGACGGCAGCGGGCGGTTCATCATGCCCGCGTTCGAGCGCCGTTATGCGCGGATCGAGAAGGTCGCGTTCTTCTACGGATCGCTGAACTGGATCACGATCTGGTCGCCGGAGTTGCTGATCGCGACGCCCGAAGTCGACGCCTATGTGCGCGAGGCCGCGGCCTTCGCGTGCGAAGAGAAGGGTATCGCGCTGTGAGCGCGGCGCGGAAATGCGAGGCGGACGCGCCGCACGTTCCGGTGCTGCTGGACGAGGTGATCGCGGCGCTGGCCCCGGAGCCGGGCGAGCGGCATGTCGATGCGACGTTCGGCGCGGGCGGGTACACGCGGGCGCTGCTGTCGGCGGGCGTGCAGGTGGTGGCGTTCGATCGCGATCCCGATGCGATCGATGCCGGTCGCGCGCTGGAGGCCGAGACCGACCTGATCCTGATTCCTGCGGCATTCTCAGCGCTGGAACCCGAACTCGTCGCGCGTGACCTGGCCCCGGTCGATGGCGTGACGATGGATATCGGCGTGTCGTCGATGCAGCTCGACCAGGCCGAGCGCGGCTTTTCGTTCCAGGGCGACGGGCCGCTCGACATGCGGATGAGCCAGGCGGGGATGTCCGCGGCGGATTTCTGCAACGAGGCGGACGAGGCGGCGATCGCCGACGTGCTGTGGCGGTATGGCGACGAGCCCAAGTCGCGCCGTGTCGCACGGGCGATCGTCGCGGCGCGGCCGCTGACGACGACGGGCGAACTCGCAACCGTCGTGCGGCGCGCTTTGGGATACCGGGCGCACGACAAGAAGGATCCGGCGACGCGCGCTTTCCAGGCGATCCGCATCCATGTGAACCGCGAACTGGACGAATTGTCCGAGGGGCTGGCGGCGGCGGAGCGTGTGTTGAAGCCCGGTGGGCGGCTGGCGGTGGTCACATTCCACAGCCTGGAGGACCGGATCGTGAAGCGTTTCCTGCGTGCGCGCAGCGGCGGGACGCCCGCGGGGTCGCGGCATCGCCCGGCGGCGGCGGAACCGCGCGAACCCAGTTTCGAGATCATCGCCCGCAGTGTTCGTGCGGGCGCGGCGGAGGTGGCGCGCAACCCGCGCGCCCGTTCCGCCACCTTGCGTATGGCGCGGCGTACGACCGCCGCGCCCTGGCCCGTGTATGGGGATGGAGAAGAGGCATGACCGCGGCATATCGATTGAAGGGGCTTGGCTGGTTCGGCGGCGTGGTGATCGTGTCGCTGGGCTTCTACCTCATCAGCCTGCAGGTCGCGGCCGAGCGCAAGCATCTGGATCAGGTGAACGCCAAGATCGGATCGGCCGAACGCGACATCCGCGCGCTGGAGACCGAATTCGACGTGCGATCGAACCTGGTCCAGCTGGAGCGGTGGAACGGCGACACGCTGGCGCTGGTCGCGCCGACCGCAGGGCAGTTCGTGCGGGACGAGGCGCAGCTGGCGTCGATCCGCTTCGATGCGCCGTTGATGGGCGGTACCGACGTGCAGACCGCGGCGCTGGTCGTGCCGTCGATCCCCGATTATACGCCGCCGCCGGTAACCGAGGCCGCGCCGGTCGCGACGATGATGAAGGCGTCGGCGACGATCGCCAAGCCTGCGCCGCGCCGGGAGAGCGTTGCCGAAGCGCCCGCGCCGCGCATGATGAAGGCGGTGGCGGTGAAGGCCGCATCGCCCGCGCCGCTGACCACCGCATCGCTGCGCAAGTCGAAGACGGTGGCGATGCTGGACCGCGGCCTGTTGAGCGATACGACGCTGGGCGACCTGATGAGCGGCGCGCGCGCAGAGCGCGGCCGTAACCGTTGAGCAACCACGAGGCCCGCGCCATCCGGCCGCTGCGGGCCGGCGAGCAGCGCCAGGCGCTGCTGGCGACGCAACATAAGCGGCTGATGATCCTGATGCTGCTGTTCGGCGCGGCAGTGCTGGTCGTCGTCGGGCGGCTGGCGCTGCTGGCGATCGAAGGTCCACGCGAACGGATCGCGGCGCTGATCGCGGCGCCGCGCGGCGACATCGTCGACCGTAACGGCGCGCCGCTGGCCCGCACGATCGACGCGTGGACGATCGCGGTCCATCCGCACAAGATGCTGGG contains:
- a CDS encoding cysteine synthase A, giving the protein MQIVPDTLSLIGNTPLVRLRGPSDETGCDIFGKCEFANPGASIKDRAALFIVMDAEEKGLLAPGGTIVEGTAGNTGIGLALVANAKGYRTIIVMPETQSREKMDTLRALGAELVLVPAAPFSSPCHFVHTSRRIAEETPGAVWANQFDNVANRRAHIVGTAEEIWAQMDGRVDGFTCAVGTGGTLAGVGLGLKAKDENVRIALSDPHGAALYEYYAHGELKSEGTSVAEGIGQGRITANLEGAPVDTQFRISDQEGLDWVDRMLTEEGLCLGLSSGINVAGAVRLAREMGPEKRIATILCDTGFRYLSTLYNPEWLTTKGLRRATS
- the rsmH gene encoding 16S rRNA (cytosine(1402)-N(4))-methyltransferase RsmH, translated to MSAARKCEADAPHVPVLLDEVIAALAPEPGERHVDATFGAGGYTRALLSAGVQVVAFDRDPDAIDAGRALEAETDLILIPAAFSALEPELVARDLAPVDGVTMDIGVSSMQLDQAERGFSFQGDGPLDMRMSQAGMSAADFCNEADEAAIADVLWRYGDEPKSRRVARAIVAARPLTTTGELATVVRRALGYRAHDKKDPATRAFQAIRIHVNRELDELSEGLAAAERVLKPGGRLAVVTFHSLEDRIVKRFLRARSGGTPAGSRHRPAAAEPREPSFEIIARSVRAGAAEVARNPRARSATLRMARRTTAAPWPVYGDGEEA
- a CDS encoding division/cell wall cluster transcriptional repressor MraZ gives rise to the protein MLDRVDYQGKGIGLVDDKGRVAIPATLRNILAKNAPRDDGKDGGTVIIAPHPDYRCLIAYDPGYLKVLRQRLERLDEQNVEKLGRHDHNLMDRAGGAEPLPFDGSGRFIMPAFERRYARIEKVAFFYGSLNWITIWSPELLIATPEVDAYVREAAAFACEEKGIAL
- a CDS encoding type II toxin-antitoxin system VapC family toxin, whose protein sequence is MIVDTSALMAIILGEPERDLFIAILASADTLSISAGSWVELGAVIVRRQQHMLEHELLALRDDFEFGVEPVTVIQADLARVAYREYGRGTGHPAKLNFGDCFAYALARETGEPLLFKGNDFSQTDINPAVK
- a CDS encoding DNA-deoxyinosine glycosylase yields the protein MTLKSSFPPVVDARTRVLILGSLPGDRSLAEQRYYAHPQNQFWRLVGAAIDRDLAALRYDQRLAALLEARIGLWDVVATARRTGSSDATIRDHAANDLAALIQTLPDLRAVAFNGGKALAIGRRLISGQPILALPSSSALHTIGFDAKRPAWLAIRDYLDVN
- a CDS encoding type II toxin-antitoxin system VapB family antitoxin, with product MGVQLNIKDPETVRLARELAGDTGRTVTETVRAALQRAHEDRADKIQAKIAKMNAAVDRLRKHLPPEWKGRTSKEIMDELYDEDGLPI
- the glmM gene encoding phosphoglucosamine mutase, with amino-acid sequence MARKYFGTDGIRGLTNASAMTAEMAMKVGMAAGTYFLRGDHRHRVVIGKDTRLSGYMIENAMVAGFTAVGMDVVLLGPMPTPAVAMLTHSMRADLGVMISASHNPYADNGIKLFGPDGYKLSDDAERAIEALIDGAPALAPAADIGRAKRIDDARGRYIHFAKSTFPTDLTLDGLKIVVDCANGAAYQVAPSALWELGAEVVAIGVAPNGKNINDQVGSTHPQTMAETVVASGAAIGIALDGDADRLIVVDESGRVVDGDQLMATIASGWARAGRLTGGGLVATVMSNLGLERQLAAEGLGLIRTGVGDRYVLEAMRAQGYNVGGEQSGHIILSDYATTGDGLVAGLQILAELKRAGAPASEVLHRFDPVPQLLKNVRFAGGKPLDHDAVKTVIADAEAELNGTGRLVIRPSGTEPVIRVMAEGDDARQVEAVVDRICDAVRKAAA